In Trichocoleus desertorum NBK24, the following are encoded in one genomic region:
- a CDS encoding prolyl oligopeptidase family protein encodes MSYSNESYVYPSSPQVAQVDVYHGVEVPDPYRWLEDPDSDETQAWVEAQNQVTFQFLNQIAVREHLQQRLTQLWDYEKYGIPFRGGDAQKYGVPERYFYFKNDGLQNQSVLYTLTSLDAEPRVLLDPNKLSEDGTVALSGLVISEDARLMAYGLSTSGSDWQSWQVRDIETGEDLSDRLEWIKFSGAAWTHDNQGFFYSRYDEPNETSKLEAINYFQKLYYHRLGTPQSEDVLIYERSDQAEWGFNGGVTEDGRYLIISVWRGTDPKNLVFYKDLADPNAAVVELISEFEASYSFVDNDGSTFWFQTDLEAPRGRVIAIDIQAPERNNWRELIPQAAETLEGVGLLNHQFVASYLKDARSQIKIFDLNGSFVREVVLPGIGSAGGFGGRREDTETFYSFTSFTTPPTIYRYDMVTGESNLFRQPTVAFNPDEYETKQVFYASKDGTQVPMFITHKKGLQLDGNNPTYLYGYGGFNVSLTPSFSVSNLVWMELGGVYAMPNLRGGGEYGEEWHQAGTKLHKQNVFDDFIAAAEWLIANQYTSASKLAIGGGSNGGLLVGACMTQRPDLFAAALPAVGVMDMLRFHKFTIGWAWTSDYGSPEELEEFEALYGYSPLHNLKPGTAYPATLITTADHDDRVVPAHSFKFAAALQAAHTGSAPVLIRIETKAGHGAGKPTAKVIEEVSDRWAFLVQTLNISTTTEA; translated from the coding sequence ATGTCTTATTCCAACGAATCCTATGTCTACCCGTCTAGCCCTCAAGTGGCTCAGGTTGATGTCTATCACGGTGTTGAAGTTCCTGACCCTTATCGCTGGTTAGAAGACCCAGATTCGGACGAAACTCAGGCGTGGGTAGAAGCACAAAACCAAGTCACTTTTCAGTTCCTCAATCAGATTGCTGTTCGAGAGCACCTACAACAGCGCTTAACTCAACTCTGGGACTACGAAAAATATGGCATTCCGTTTCGGGGGGGAGATGCCCAAAAATATGGCGTTCCAGAGCGCTATTTTTACTTCAAGAACGATGGTCTGCAAAATCAAAGTGTGCTCTATACGCTGACCTCGCTTGATGCTGAACCGAGAGTTTTACTAGACCCCAATAAGCTCTCTGAGGATGGCACAGTTGCCCTCTCTGGGCTGGTTATTAGTGAAGACGCTAGACTGATGGCCTATGGTCTTTCTACGTCTGGGTCAGATTGGCAGTCATGGCAAGTGCGGGATATTGAAACGGGCGAAGACCTGAGCGATCGCTTGGAGTGGATCAAATTCTCTGGAGCTGCTTGGACTCATGACAACCAAGGATTTTTCTACAGCCGCTACGACGAACCCAACGAAACCAGCAAGCTAGAAGCCATCAACTATTTTCAGAAGCTTTATTACCATCGCTTAGGCACCCCTCAGTCTGAAGATGTGCTGATTTATGAGCGCTCAGATCAAGCAGAGTGGGGTTTTAATGGCGGCGTTACTGAGGATGGTCGCTACTTAATCATTTCAGTTTGGCGTGGTACTGATCCGAAGAATCTAGTCTTCTACAAGGATTTGGCTGACCCTAATGCTGCTGTGGTTGAACTAATTTCTGAGTTTGAAGCTAGCTACAGCTTTGTGGATAATGACGGCTCAACTTTTTGGTTCCAGACTGATCTAGAGGCACCCCGTGGTCGTGTAATTGCGATCGATATTCAGGCTCCAGAGCGAAACAATTGGCGGGAACTGATTCCCCAAGCGGCTGAAACCTTAGAAGGTGTAGGACTACTCAACCATCAGTTTGTGGCTTCCTATCTCAAAGACGCTCGCAGCCAAATCAAAATCTTTGACTTGAATGGTAGTTTCGTTCGGGAAGTGGTTTTGCCCGGAATTGGTTCAGCGGGCGGCTTTGGCGGACGGCGAGAGGATACAGAAACGTTCTACAGCTTCACGAGTTTCACGACTCCACCGACGATTTATCGCTACGACATGGTGACTGGTGAGAGCAACCTTTTTCGGCAGCCAACTGTCGCCTTTAACCCGGACGAGTACGAAACCAAGCAGGTTTTTTACGCCAGCAAAGATGGGACTCAAGTGCCCATGTTTATTACTCACAAAAAAGGCTTGCAGCTAGACGGCAACAACCCTACTTACCTCTATGGCTACGGTGGCTTTAATGTTTCGCTCACCCCTAGCTTCTCCGTCAGCAACTTGGTGTGGATGGAACTCGGCGGTGTGTATGCCATGCCTAATCTGCGCGGCGGTGGTGAGTATGGAGAGGAGTGGCACCAGGCGGGGACAAAGCTCCACAAGCAAAATGTGTTTGATGATTTTATTGCCGCAGCCGAGTGGTTGATTGCTAACCAATACACCTCTGCGAGCAAGTTAGCGATCGGGGGTGGCAGTAATGGGGGCTTGTTGGTGGGCGCTTGCATGACCCAACGTCCAGATTTATTTGCCGCAGCCTTACCCGCAGTCGGCGTGATGGATATGTTGCGCTTCCACAAGTTCACCATTGGCTGGGCCTGGACTTCGGATTATGGGTCTCCTGAGGAACTAGAGGAGTTTGAGGCTCTTTACGGTTACTCACCCCTGCACAACCTGAAGCCAGGAACGGCCTATCCTGCCACGCTGATTACCACCGCAGACCATGACGATCGCGTGGTGCCTGCCCATAGCTTTAAGTTTGCTGCCGCCCTGCAAGCCGCTCATACAGGCTCAGCTCCCGTCTTAATTCGGATTGAAACTAAAGCAGGCCACGGAGCGGGTAAACCGACGGCCAAAGTGATAGAGGAAGTGAGCGATCGCTGGGCTTTCTTGGTACAAACCCTCAACATCTCGACTACTACTGAAGCTTAA
- a CDS encoding zinc-dependent dehydrogenase, with protein sequence MKAQVFRGVKQLSYEELPVPELGADEVLVQVKVVGLCQSDIKKILYPLYEPPRIFGHETAGTIAAIGSEVKKWQVGDRVVVMHHIPCMHCNYCLNDNFSMCDVYKNVTTTAGFSPSGGGFAEYVKVPGHIVRNGGLIPIPNDISFEQASFVEPTNCCLKAVKKAQIGPGQTVLITGAGPIGLMFIMLVKYFGARAIATDLIPSRIEKALSVGADAAFDARDPEIAQKVQELTQGMGVDVSLLAVPSDKAFFQALDCTRKGGKILFFAEFPDEVEIPINPNVLYRREIDLMGSYSSSFRVQNLSADIVFNRRIDVEALISDRYPLEDLSKAVDQAVSPGPETYKILIYP encoded by the coding sequence ATGAAAGCACAAGTATTTCGTGGAGTGAAGCAGTTGAGTTACGAGGAACTGCCTGTGCCCGAACTAGGTGCAGATGAAGTGCTCGTGCAAGTCAAAGTTGTGGGTCTATGTCAATCTGACATTAAAAAAATTCTGTATCCTCTCTACGAACCACCCAGAATTTTTGGTCACGAAACTGCGGGCACGATCGCAGCGATCGGATCTGAAGTCAAAAAATGGCAAGTCGGCGATCGCGTGGTCGTAATGCACCATATTCCCTGTATGCATTGCAACTATTGTCTGAATGACAATTTCTCCATGTGCGATGTCTACAAAAACGTCACGACAACCGCAGGATTTTCGCCCAGTGGCGGCGGCTTTGCCGAATACGTCAAAGTACCGGGGCACATTGTTCGCAATGGTGGTTTGATTCCCATCCCCAATGACATTAGTTTTGAGCAAGCCAGCTTTGTCGAACCCACAAATTGCTGCCTCAAAGCGGTTAAAAAAGCTCAAATTGGCCCTGGTCAAACTGTGCTGATCACTGGCGCAGGCCCGATTGGGCTGATGTTTATCATGTTGGTGAAGTACTTTGGGGCTAGAGCGATCGCGACAGATCTAATTCCTTCGCGAATTGAGAAGGCTCTGAGTGTGGGAGCTGATGCCGCTTTTGATGCCCGCGATCCTGAAATTGCCCAGAAAGTTCAAGAATTAACCCAGGGCATGGGTGTGGATGTGAGCTTGCTAGCCGTGCCTAGCGACAAAGCTTTTTTTCAAGCATTAGACTGTACCCGCAAAGGTGGCAAAATTCTGTTCTTTGCAGAGTTTCCGGATGAAGTTGAAATTCCAATCAATCCTAATGTGCTCTATCGGCGAGAAATTGACCTAATGGGCAGCTATAGCTCTTCCTTCCGGGTTCAAAACCTATCAGCTGATATTGTATTTAACCGCCGCATTGATGTGGAAGCGCTGATTAGCGATCGCTACCCCTTGGAGGACTTATCCAAAGCTGTCGATCAAGCTGTTTCACCAGGCCCAGAAACCTACAAGATTTTGATTTATCCATAA
- a CDS encoding DUF3140 domain-containing protein: protein MTTDAKSVVGEFQQAVNMTAHELSSWLETEESQAVGQKESGHESIGHQSGKHIIELLGKSKTEYTEDDLSQMKRVISYVHRHLAQHPSGDIEHTRWRYSLMNWGHDPLK, encoded by the coding sequence ATGACTACCGATGCCAAATCAGTGGTTGGGGAGTTTCAGCAAGCGGTCAACATGACGGCTCATGAACTTAGCTCTTGGCTAGAAACTGAAGAATCGCAAGCCGTAGGACAGAAGGAGTCAGGGCACGAATCCATTGGTCATCAATCTGGCAAACACATTATTGAGCTACTTGGCAAATCTAAAACAGAGTACACTGAAGACGATTTATCCCAGATGAAACGGGTGATCAGTTATGTACACCGCCACCTAGCTCAGCACCCATCTGGCGATATTGAGCATACTCGCTGGCGTTATTCCCTCATGAACTGGGGTCACGATCCGCTCAAGTAG
- a CDS encoding pentapeptide repeat-containing protein: MDAAELLKRYAAGERSFQDVSLVRASLSGVNLCGADFTGANLSEANLSGANLGGANLSQANLTNATLIGANLIRVNFREASLKGVQSGEANFRGAILQDTNLSEANMGGASLIEADLHEANLSKAKLVEASLNGSNLSNANLTHANLSRACLDRANLTHSILAGAILDGAKLNEANLSKANLSGANFRVAQLKQANLRNANLSWASLRGADLSNTNLYRANLTWTNLTEVSLVEAMLMDANLRRATLIDTDLKNANLSGAIMPDGTVHN; this comes from the coding sequence ATGGATGCTGCTGAACTGCTGAAACGGTATGCAGCAGGGGAAAGAAGTTTTCAAGATGTCAGTTTGGTACGAGCATCTTTGAGCGGGGTCAACCTTTGTGGTGCAGACTTCACAGGAGCAAATTTATCGGAAGCCAATTTAAGTGGTGCCAACTTAGGAGGAGCGAATTTAAGTCAAGCCAACTTGACGAATGCGACTCTGATTGGAGCCAACCTAATTCGGGTCAATTTTCGCGAAGCTAGCTTGAAAGGAGTTCAATCCGGCGAAGCGAATTTTCGAGGTGCTATCTTGCAAGACACCAATTTGAGTGAGGCCAATATGGGTGGGGCTAGCTTGATTGAGGCAGATCTGCATGAAGCGAATTTGAGCAAAGCCAAACTAGTAGAAGCATCGCTCAACGGCTCCAACTTAAGTAATGCCAACTTGACCCATGCCAACCTCAGTCGCGCTTGCTTAGACCGAGCGAATCTAACTCATAGTATTTTGGCAGGTGCCATTTTAGACGGAGCCAAGCTCAATGAAGCGAATTTGAGCAAAGCCAATTTGAGTGGAGCTAACTTCAGAGTGGCTCAGTTGAAGCAGGCAAATCTCAGAAACGCTAATTTGAGCTGGGCTAGCCTCCGGGGGGCCGACTTAAGCAATACCAATTTGTATCGAGCCAACCTGACTTGGACGAATCTAACAGAGGTAAGCTTGGTGGAAGCTATGTTGATGGATGCCAACCTCAGAAGGGCAACATTGATTGACACTGACCTGAAGAATGCCAATTTGAGTGGGGCCATTATGCCGGATGGTACTGTGCACAATTAG
- the ilvD gene encoding dihydroxy-acid dehydratase, producing the protein MPDNVRSQVVTQGVQRSPNRAMLRAVGFGDDDFTKPIVGVANGYSTITPCNMGLNDLAKRAETGIKMAGAMPQMFGTITISDGISMGTEGMKYSLVSREVIADSIETACMGQSMDGVLAVGGCDKNMPGAMIAIARMNIPSVFVYGGTIKPGHHNGKDLTVVSAFEAVGEYSAGKISQDELLEVERKACPGAGSCGGMYTANTMSSAIEAMGMSLMYSSTMAAEDAEKAESAEKSAFVLVEAIRKQILPKQILTRKAFENAISVIMAVGGSTNAVLHLLAIAHAIGVELTIDDFETIRGRVPVLCDLKPSGRYVATDLHQAGGIPQVMKMLLEHGLLHGDALTVTGQTLAEVLADVPAEPRADQDVIRPWNNPMYPQGHLGILKGNLALEGSVAKLTGVKNRRITGPARVFESEEECLKAILAKQIQAGDVIVIRYEGPKGGPGMREMLAPTSAIIGAGLGDSVGLITDGRFSGGTYGMVVGHVAPEAAVGGAIALVQEGDTITIDADARLLQLNVSDQELASRRANWQPRPPRYTKGVLAKYAKLVASSSVGAVTDLSL; encoded by the coding sequence ATGCCTGACAACGTTAGAAGCCAAGTCGTAACTCAAGGTGTCCAGCGATCGCCCAACCGTGCCATGCTTCGGGCAGTCGGCTTTGGCGATGATGACTTTACCAAACCTATTGTAGGCGTCGCTAACGGTTATAGCACGATTACTCCCTGTAATATGGGGCTGAACGATTTGGCGAAGCGGGCAGAAACAGGCATTAAAATGGCTGGAGCCATGCCCCAGATGTTTGGCACCATCACCATCAGCGATGGGATTTCGATGGGAACCGAAGGGATGAAGTATTCCCTGGTTTCCCGTGAAGTGATTGCCGACTCGATTGAGACCGCTTGCATGGGCCAAAGCATGGATGGCGTGTTAGCCGTGGGTGGCTGTGACAAAAACATGCCGGGAGCCATGATTGCGATCGCCCGCATGAACATTCCATCTGTTTTCGTGTACGGTGGCACGATTAAGCCAGGACATCACAACGGTAAAGACTTAACTGTAGTCAGTGCCTTTGAAGCAGTAGGCGAATACAGCGCTGGCAAGATCAGCCAAGACGAGCTTCTAGAAGTAGAGCGTAAAGCTTGCCCTGGTGCGGGTTCCTGTGGTGGGATGTACACAGCGAACACTATGTCTTCCGCGATCGAAGCGATGGGCATGAGCTTGATGTACTCTTCCACGATGGCAGCGGAAGATGCCGAAAAAGCTGAGAGCGCTGAAAAGTCAGCGTTTGTTTTGGTCGAAGCGATTCGCAAGCAAATTCTGCCCAAGCAAATTCTGACTCGCAAAGCCTTTGAGAATGCCATTTCAGTCATTATGGCGGTGGGTGGTTCCACGAACGCGGTGTTGCACTTACTCGCGATCGCCCATGCCATTGGAGTTGAACTCACGATTGATGACTTTGAAACCATTCGAGGCCGTGTCCCTGTCTTGTGTGACCTCAAGCCTTCCGGTCGCTACGTCGCCACTGATTTACATCAGGCAGGTGGCATTCCTCAAGTGATGAAGATGCTGTTGGAACACGGCTTGCTGCATGGTGATGCGCTGACCGTGACAGGACAAACCCTGGCAGAAGTGCTGGCGGATGTCCCTGCCGAACCTCGCGCCGACCAAGATGTAATTCGTCCTTGGAACAATCCCATGTATCCTCAAGGACACTTGGGCATTCTCAAGGGCAACTTAGCGCTTGAAGGCTCTGTCGCGAAGCTAACCGGAGTCAAGAACCGTCGCATCACTGGCCCCGCTCGCGTGTTTGAGTCGGAAGAAGAGTGCTTGAAGGCAATTCTGGCGAAGCAAATCCAAGCGGGAGATGTGATTGTCATTCGCTATGAAGGCCCGAAAGGGGGGCCTGGGATGCGAGAAATGCTGGCTCCTACCTCGGCCATTATTGGCGCAGGCTTAGGAGATTCTGTTGGTCTGATCACCGATGGCCGTTTCTCTGGCGGTACCTACGGTATGGTTGTGGGTCACGTTGCACCTGAGGCGGCTGTAGGAGGTGCGATCGCCCTAGTTCAAGAAGGGGATACCATCACCATTGATGCGGATGCACGGCTGTTGCAGTTGAATGTGTCGGATCAGGAGTTGGCAAGCCGTCGAGCTAACTGGCAACCGCGCCCGCCTCGCTATACCAAGGGAGTTTTGGCGAAGTATGCGAAGTTGGTCGCTTCGAGTAGTGTAGGTGCGGTGACTGATCTGAGTTTGTAG
- a CDS encoding SIMPL domain-containing protein (The SIMPL domain is named for its presence in mouse protein SIMPL (signalling molecule that associates with mouse pelle-like kinase). Bacterial member BP26, from Brucella, was shown to assemble into a channel-like structure, while YggE from E. coli has been associated with resistance to oxidative stress.) produces the protein MKGIAIAALFSSAFLLPIPQVNAIEVKALGSPLAGPASVAQHAYPASPLGDTPRNITVLGQGQVAAPADSARLEIQMITRNPFGVAVDVPNQLNIGNQSLQPSALQPVVTALEAIGVPAEAITVQVTSSDSAEVVVLLEKPTRPRVQEVVLTANSAAQKTNRFDVQSVGAEYAVRNCRPLENASRRAALSDAQQRLQALATTVQVRLGSVLQITELPVAGSPSAFAQCGSKVGGPANLLAPARTGAPPYDPAAPTEVRVISQISVTYAIE, from the coding sequence ATGAAAGGGATCGCGATCGCAGCGCTTTTTTCATCAGCGTTCCTCTTACCCATTCCCCAGGTGAACGCAATCGAGGTAAAAGCTTTAGGTTCTCCACTTGCAGGCCCCGCCTCCGTGGCTCAGCATGCCTATCCTGCCAGTCCTTTAGGGGATACTCCACGCAACATTACAGTTTTGGGCCAAGGCCAAGTGGCTGCTCCAGCGGATAGCGCTCGGCTGGAAATTCAAATGATCACTCGTAATCCGTTTGGGGTTGCAGTTGATGTACCCAACCAGCTGAACATCGGTAATCAATCGCTGCAACCTTCAGCTCTACAACCTGTGGTCACAGCTCTAGAAGCCATTGGAGTTCCCGCAGAAGCTATTACGGTTCAAGTAACCTCTAGTGATAGCGCTGAAGTGGTTGTGTTGCTAGAAAAACCAACTCGTCCTCGCGTACAAGAAGTAGTCTTGACCGCAAATAGTGCGGCTCAGAAAACCAATCGCTTCGATGTCCAAAGTGTCGGGGCTGAGTATGCCGTTAGAAACTGTAGACCCCTAGAAAATGCCTCACGACGAGCTGCCTTGAGTGATGCTCAACAGCGGCTTCAAGCTTTAGCAACAACTGTGCAGGTTCGCCTGGGGTCTGTACTGCAAATTACAGAACTCCCAGTAGCGGGTTCACCTTCGGCTTTTGCTCAGTGTGGCTCCAAAGTAGGGGGTCCGGCGAATCTGCTCGCTCCTGCCAGAACGGGTGCGCCTCCCTATGATCCAGCAGCACCTACAGAAGTGAGAGTGATCAGTCAGATTAGTGTGACTTACGCGATTGAGTAA
- a CDS encoding DUF2945 domain-containing protein has translation MTEQFKKGDSVEWNTAQGKTQGEVKKKLTSPTEIKGHSVAASPENPEYLVESEKTGKQAAHKPAALKKVED, from the coding sequence ATGACTGAACAGTTTAAGAAAGGTGATTCAGTAGAGTGGAATACAGCTCAGGGTAAAACCCAAGGCGAGGTAAAGAAAAAACTGACTTCTCCGACTGAAATCAAAGGGCATTCTGTCGCAGCATCCCCAGAGAATCCTGAGTATTTGGTTGAAAGTGAGAAAACTGGCAAACAAGCGGCCCACAAACCCGCAGCCCTTAAAAAAGTGGAGGACTAG
- a CDS encoding pentapeptide repeat-containing protein — MNADELLKRYAAGERDFNGINLIGVNLERADLAGANFTGASFASANLSRASFTGANLDGAFFYSADLSFAKLGYARLTHADLTKANLKGAFLVKADLTGAKVSGAILTAVNLRAANLQEVNFCGADLRNINLRSANLTKANLNWANLTGARLSGACLNGALLNGVKLSAAFLNGVDLNGIDLDGVNLSAAKLGGANLNGATLTAANLSATQLRVASLIRVNLHAANLSEADLRRANLSEATLSKADLTAADLTEADLTGANLNAATLCEANLTAASFYRAYLWGAKLTQANLWQTNLAEASLRGADITATNSGEAILAGATMPDGTLYR; from the coding sequence ATGAATGCGGACGAGTTACTGAAACGGTATGCAGCAGGCGAGAGAGACTTCAATGGCATTAATCTGATCGGGGTCAACTTAGAACGAGCAGATCTAGCAGGCGCTAACTTTACGGGTGCTTCGTTTGCGTCTGCTAACTTGAGTCGGGCGTCATTCACAGGTGCCAACTTGGATGGGGCATTTTTTTACTCGGCTGATCTGAGTTTCGCCAAACTGGGGTACGCCCGATTAACTCATGCCGACTTAACCAAAGCCAATCTCAAGGGGGCATTTTTAGTTAAGGCTGATTTAACTGGGGCTAAAGTGAGTGGAGCCATTCTCACGGCAGTTAACTTACGAGCTGCTAACCTGCAAGAAGTTAACTTCTGTGGAGCTGATCTGCGCAATATCAATCTGCGCTCTGCCAATCTCACCAAAGCGAATCTCAACTGGGCCAACTTGACTGGGGCAAGACTGAGCGGTGCTTGTCTCAATGGGGCTTTACTCAACGGCGTCAAGCTCAGTGCCGCCTTTTTGAACGGCGTTGATCTAAACGGAATTGATTTAGATGGCGTGAACCTGAGTGCTGCCAAACTGGGGGGAGCCAATCTCAATGGCGCGACCCTCACCGCTGCAAATTTGAGTGCTACTCAACTGCGAGTAGCGAGCTTAATTCGAGTCAATCTACATGCTGCAAATTTGAGCGAAGCGGATTTACGCAGAGCCAATTTGAGTGAAGCCACCCTGAGTAAGGCTGACTTGACTGCTGCCGATTTAACTGAAGCGGATTTAACGGGTGCAAACTTGAATGCGGCAACGCTCTGCGAAGCTAATTTAACCGCAGCTAGTTTTTACCGAGCTTACCTCTGGGGGGCGAAACTAACGCAGGCAAACCTGTGGCAAACCAACCTAGCAGAAGCCAGCCTCCGGGGAGCCGACATTACCGCTACCAACTCAGGGGAAGCAATTCTGGCGGGGGCTACAATGCCAGACGGTACTTTGTATCGCTAA
- a CDS encoding pentapeptide repeat-containing protein, which translates to MTWVPMDLLKRYAAGERDFRGANLAGADLTAVELSEANLRGANLSGAQLLGASLVGANLREANLRNANLQANLQEANLTGADLTGVDLREAKLQTANLRGANLTNAICVAADFNEASLSEANLRGADLSRAKLAEVALNRANLTEAMLNGAILESANLTNAILHGATLELANLTNAILNGAILEAGNFQGAHLSRARLSGATLTKANLSGANLRGANLSWTTLRGANLSRANLYRANLSWANLSEGNLQEAILIDAKLNQANLRNADLTGAIMPNGRTYE; encoded by the coding sequence ATGACCTGGGTGCCTATGGATTTACTCAAGCGGTACGCAGCGGGCGAGCGAGATTTTCGCGGTGCCAACTTAGCAGGTGCAGATTTGACCGCAGTCGAGTTGAGTGAGGCGAATCTGCGAGGCGCGAATTTGAGCGGTGCTCAGCTGTTGGGGGCTTCTTTAGTAGGTGCAAATCTGAGAGAAGCCAATCTTCGCAATGCCAATTTACAAGCAAACTTGCAAGAAGCCAATCTCACAGGTGCTGACCTCACAGGTGTAGATTTGCGAGAAGCTAAGTTGCAAACTGCCAATCTACGAGGGGCCAATCTCACTAACGCGATTTGTGTAGCAGCTGATTTCAACGAAGCGAGCTTAAGTGAAGCAAACCTGCGCGGAGCTGACTTAAGTCGAGCCAAACTGGCCGAGGTCGCTTTGAACCGAGCTAATTTGACCGAGGCGATGCTGAATGGTGCCATTTTAGAGTCGGCGAATCTGACGAACGCGATCTTGCACGGAGCTACTTTGGAATTGGCTAACCTCACCAACGCCATTCTGAACGGAGCCATTTTAGAAGCGGGTAACTTTCAAGGAGCACACCTCAGCCGTGCGCGCTTGAGCGGTGCCACTTTGACCAAAGCCAACTTGTCAGGCGCGAATCTAAGAGGCGCAAATTTAAGCTGGACGACCTTGCGGGGTGCTAACCTCAGCCGAGCCAATCTTTACCGAGCCAATTTAAGTTGGGCCAACCTGAGTGAAGGAAATTTACAAGAAGCCATCTTGATCGATGCCAAACTCAATCAGGCAAACTTGCGTAACGCAGACTTAACTGGAGCCATCATGCCTAATGGAAGAACTTATGAATAG